In Alkalihalobacterium alkalinitrilicum, a genomic segment contains:
- the argF gene encoding ornithine carbamoyltransferase, producing MLQFETKVDVNKLKGKDFLTLLDFSSDEVFYLLELASKMKKEQKEGIISNVLQGKSLGMIFENASTRTRVSFEVGMTQLGGHALFLSPRDLQIGRGEPISDTARALSRYVDAIMIRTNSHEKVEELANYSTVPVINALTDYYHPCQGLADLLTIYEHKGTFEGIKVVYVGDGNNVAHSLIIGAAKVGMDISVASPSGYEVDPDIVQKAQEVAALTGSNITITNDPIEAVTDADIIYTDVWASMGYEAEQKDREAAFAPYQVNRELVSYAKDDYIFLHCLPAHRGEEVTADIIDSPHSVVFDEAENRLHVQKAVLATLIK from the coding sequence ATGCTACAGTTTGAAACAAAAGTAGATGTGAATAAATTAAAAGGAAAAGATTTTTTAACTTTACTTGATTTTAGTTCTGATGAAGTTTTCTACTTATTAGAGTTAGCAAGTAAAATGAAAAAGGAACAAAAGGAAGGAATAATCTCAAATGTACTTCAAGGAAAATCCCTAGGAATGATCTTTGAAAACGCGTCGACAAGAACGAGGGTATCCTTCGAAGTTGGTATGACACAGCTTGGAGGACATGCGTTATTTTTAAGTCCTCGCGATCTTCAAATTGGAAGAGGTGAGCCGATTTCAGATACAGCCCGTGCATTATCTCGTTATGTTGATGCGATTATGATCCGTACGAATAGTCATGAGAAAGTGGAAGAACTGGCCAATTATTCAACAGTACCCGTCATTAATGCACTGACGGACTATTATCATCCATGCCAAGGATTAGCAGACCTGTTAACAATCTATGAGCATAAAGGAACATTTGAAGGAATTAAAGTAGTGTATGTTGGCGATGGAAACAATGTCGCGCATTCGCTTATCATTGGTGCTGCTAAAGTAGGAATGGATATTTCGGTAGCATCTCCAAGTGGTTACGAAGTGGACCCAGATATTGTTCAGAAAGCGCAAGAGGTTGCTGCGTTAACGGGATCAAACATAACGATTACAAATGATCCAATTGAGGCTGTAACAGATGCTGACATCATCTATACTGATGTTTGGGCAAGTATGGGTTATGAGGCAGAGCAAAAAGACCGAGAAGCTGCTTTTGCACCGTACCAAGTAAATCGTGAATTAGTCAGCTACGCGAAAGATGATTACATTTTCTTACATTGTCTGCCTGCTCATCGCGGTGAAGAAGTAACCGCAGATATCATTGATAGCCCACACTCTGTTGTCTTTGATGAAGCGGAAAACCGTTTACATGTACAAAAAGCAGTACTGGCAACATTAATTAAATAA
- a CDS encoding YjzC family protein: MGQNHQFVPGQKVPNNGIYVEIGETGSMVQNPKSIKLKAGDTFPQATNQNRKWMPKRKP, from the coding sequence ATGGGCCAAAACCATCAATTTGTACCTGGGCAAAAAGTGCCGAATAATGGAATATACGTTGAAATAGGTGAAACTGGAAGCATGGTGCAAAATCCAAAGTCTATAAAATTAAAAGCGGGCGATACATTCCCACAAGCAACAAACCAAAATCGCAAATGGATGCCTAAACGCAAACCATAA
- a CDS encoding NAD-dependent epimerase/dehydratase family protein, whose translation MKRAIVTGALGFIGFHLCSKLIEEGIEVYGIDSKINTAQQSQADERLLYMGRNSLFHYIPQPVESIDFSAILTNDTVIFHLAASTQTDNQWKILRETIHHNVKATEHLIKAVTGKGRIVFTSTVQVYGERTGIITERTPSNPINPYGLTKMAGESLLLQQSKKNNIEVVIVRLPTVYGPFQREDMAYHQLLKAKLQKKTFPEIVDRSTYDILYIEDVVHGLLLAGETTHVNEVYNLSSGMKRQWFKGKELITGKKDIGWRNIRDEVFISNEKVTKKLGFKEKTSIQKGIKEQEEFIKKSLKLKRLP comes from the coding sequence ATGAAGCGAGCAATCGTGACAGGAGCTTTAGGTTTCATTGGCTTCCACTTATGTTCGAAATTAATAGAAGAAGGTATAGAAGTGTATGGAATAGATTCTAAGATTAATACAGCACAACAAAGCCAAGCAGATGAAAGACTTTTGTATATGGGCAGAAATTCGTTGTTTCACTATATTCCACAGCCAGTGGAAAGTATAGACTTTTCAGCGATTTTAACGAATGATACAGTGATATTTCATCTTGCTGCATCGACTCAAACTGATAACCAATGGAAGATACTACGAGAGACAATCCATCACAATGTAAAAGCGACAGAGCATTTAATTAAAGCAGTGACGGGAAAAGGAAGAATCGTTTTTACTTCAACGGTGCAAGTATATGGAGAAAGAACAGGGATAATTACTGAACGAACGCCATCTAATCCAATAAATCCGTATGGGCTAACGAAAATGGCTGGTGAATCATTACTTCTCCAACAAAGCAAAAAAAATAATATAGAAGTAGTTATTGTGAGGCTTCCAACGGTGTACGGTCCTTTTCAACGAGAAGATATGGCGTATCATCAATTATTGAAGGCAAAATTACAAAAAAAAACTTTCCCTGAAATTGTCGACCGATCAACATATGATATATTATATATAGAAGATGTGGTTCATGGTTTATTATTAGCTGGAGAAACAACGCATGTAAATGAAGTATATAATTTATCATCTGGAATGAAAAGGCAGTGGTTTAAAGGTAAAGAGCTTATTACAGGTAAAAAAGATATTGGGTGGCGTAACATTCGTGATGAAGTGTTTATTTCGAATGAGAAAGTGACAAAAAAACTTGGTTTTAAAGAAAAGACTTCAATTCAAAAAGGAATTAAAGAACAGGAAGAATTCATTAAAAAATCGTTAAAACTAAAGAGATTACCGTAA
- a CDS encoding BMP family ABC transporter substrate-binding protein translates to MRKLHFFLILIVILVISGCSNNPTASNLKKVGLLLEDTIDDKGWNFKGYQGLLKIHSDLNVDVYFNEEINTLSKVQAAISELDEKDVNLIFGHGRIFAEYFNEISKNYPHIHFVSFNGEVSGENVTSLHFNSHAMGFFAGMVAAKMTQSNKVGIIAAYSWQPEVDGFMKGVEYQNNTIDVKVDYVKDWGDVDTALQFLANMNKDGIDVYYPAGDGYHIAVIEEVKNNGQFAIGFVSDQSDIGGSTVLTSTVQHVDHLYQVVAEHFSRGELAAGNLYYDFADGVITLGEFSSVVPEEFQAEIREAIEYYIISGKLPKEE, encoded by the coding sequence ATGAGAAAATTACATTTCTTTTTAATTCTAATTGTTATATTGGTGATAAGTGGATGTTCTAATAATCCTACAGCATCAAATTTAAAAAAAGTGGGTCTATTATTAGAAGACACAATCGATGATAAAGGGTGGAATTTTAAAGGGTATCAAGGTTTATTAAAAATTCATTCCGATTTAAATGTAGATGTTTATTTTAATGAAGAGATTAATACTTTATCGAAAGTACAAGCTGCAATAAGTGAACTAGATGAAAAAGACGTGAATTTGATCTTCGGTCATGGGCGTATTTTTGCAGAGTACTTTAATGAGATTAGTAAGAATTATCCACATATCCACTTTGTCAGTTTTAATGGTGAAGTTTCAGGAGAAAATGTGACTAGCTTGCACTTTAACAGTCATGCTATGGGTTTTTTTGCAGGAATGGTTGCTGCCAAGATGACGCAGTCTAACAAAGTGGGTATCATTGCGGCCTATTCTTGGCAACCTGAAGTAGATGGTTTTATGAAAGGTGTAGAATATCAAAATAATACAATTGATGTGAAAGTTGATTACGTTAAAGATTGGGGAGATGTTGATACAGCACTACAATTTTTGGCCAATATGAATAAGGATGGCATTGACGTATATTATCCAGCAGGAGACGGATATCACATAGCTGTCATTGAAGAAGTGAAGAATAACGGTCAATTTGCGATTGGTTTTGTAAGTGACCAATCTGATATAGGAGGATCTACCGTATTAACAAGCACGGTTCAACATGTAGATCATCTCTACCAAGTCGTTGCTGAACATTTTAGTCGAGGAGAGCTAGCTGCTGGTAATTTATATTATGATTTTGCCGATGGAGTAATAACGTTAGGTGAATTCAGTTCAGTGGTACCTGAAGAATTTCAAGCTGAAATTCGTGAAGCGATTGAATACTATATTATTTCGGGAAAACTACCAAAAGAAGAATAA
- a CDS encoding ComZ family protein yields the protein MNVNPELQMKFMQIAMKYIPEGKAILDEKGIELNMEDLQPMVNMLVKVMNEAYELGKEESSN from the coding sequence ATGAATGTAAATCCAGAATTACAAATGAAGTTTATGCAAATTGCAATGAAATACATACCTGAAGGAAAAGCGATCCTTGATGAAAAAGGGATTGAACTGAACATGGAAGATTTACAACCGATGGTTAATATGTTAGTAAAAGTAATGAATGAAGCATATGAATTAGGAAAAGAAGAAAGTAGCAATTAA
- a CDS encoding penicillin-binding protein: MNYYPMYRDGSGHGHGHHRHFPVLPFLAGLAVSPFLFGGFGGGAYGGPYYGPQFGPSYGPQFGPSYGPQFGPSFGPQFGPTPYGGGFW; this comes from the coding sequence ATGAACTACTATCCGATGTACCGAGATGGTTCAGGTCATGGCCATGGCCATCATCGTCACTTTCCAGTACTACCGTTTTTAGCTGGATTAGCAGTTAGTCCTTTCTTATTTGGTGGATTTGGTGGCGGAGCTTATGGTGGCCCATATTACGGTCCACAGTTTGGCCCGAGTTATGGTCCGCAATTCGGTCCGAGTTATGGCCCGCAATTTGGCCCGAGTTTCGGTCCACAGTTTGGTCCAACCCCTTATGGCGGAGGATTTTGGTAA